The Candidatus Krumholzibacteriia bacterium genome has a window encoding:
- a CDS encoding RNA polymerase sigma factor RpoD/SigA produces MAGATYNQSESDTLNAYLQSIGDFNSLTREQEAETTVRIRQGDDKALELLIQSNLKFVVSIAKQYVGQGLSLLDLINEGNLGLIKAAYRFNEKKGFKFISYAVWWIRQSIMQAIVEQGNIVRLPMNKANILYQLRKASRKLWDDLGRAPSTGELSKAMGVSEDVINEIQFATNTYRSLDEPIGTEEDHILMNTLEDENEPSPSENLAQTEFTGLLEDALDSLNPREAMILRNYYGLGDREPQTLEEIGRELSISRERVRQVKVKALNKIRNSHVGRRLSVHAD; encoded by the coding sequence ATGGCCGGAGCCACCTACAACCAGTCGGAGAGCGATACGCTCAACGCCTATCTGCAGTCGATCGGAGACTTCAACAGTCTTACTCGCGAGCAGGAAGCGGAGACGACGGTACGTATTCGCCAGGGTGATGACAAGGCCCTCGAACTGCTGATTCAATCCAACCTCAAGTTTGTTGTATCCATTGCCAAGCAGTACGTGGGTCAGGGTCTCAGTCTCCTGGACCTGATCAATGAAGGAAACCTGGGCCTGATCAAGGCCGCCTACCGCTTTAACGAGAAGAAGGGATTCAAGTTCATCTCCTATGCGGTCTGGTGGATTCGTCAGTCCATCATGCAGGCCATCGTGGAGCAGGGCAATATCGTGCGTCTGCCCATGAACAAGGCCAATATCCTCTACCAACTTCGCAAGGCGAGCCGCAAGCTCTGGGACGACCTCGGTCGTGCGCCCTCGACCGGCGAGCTTTCGAAGGCGATGGGGGTCAGCGAAGATGTGATCAATGAGATCCAGTTCGCGACCAATACCTACCGCTCTCTCGATGAGCCGATCGGTACGGAAGAGGATCATATCCTGATGAACACGCTCGAGGACGAGAACGAGCCGAGTCCTTCGGAGAATCTCGCACAGACCGAGTTCACGGGCTTGCTTGAAGACGCTCTTGATTCCCTGAACCCCCGCGAGGCCATGATTCTTCGGAACTACTATGGTCTCGGCGACCGCGAGCCCCAGACCCTTGAGGAAATCGGGCGCGAGCTGAGCATCAGCCGTGAGCGTGTTCGCCAGGTGAAGGTGAAGGCACTGAACAAGATCCGCAACAGCCATGTGGGCCGGAGGCTCAGCGTACACGCGGACTAG